From a region of the Malania oleifera isolate guangnan ecotype guangnan chromosome 12, ASM2987363v1, whole genome shotgun sequence genome:
- the LOC131145077 gene encoding WAT1-related protein At3g28050-like isoform X1, translating to MTGSGVTAAMMAVECLEVGSHTLSKAAMSRGMSNFIFVLYDNALAALLLVPASFFFYWKRSRPPLSFSVVFKIFVLSVLSCPVQIFMSLGIRYSSPTLASAMTNLVPAFTFLLAVVSRMEKLDLRIQSSQAKTLGTIVSITGALAVSLYRGPPVAIFPPSSNCLHEHLVSSPSNWVIGGIFLAAGCFLLSLSYIVKTWVIRDYPEELMVIVIRCIFVVIQSALVALFAEKDPTAWRLRPGVELISIGYSAIFSTILRSVVHMWACRKKGPVYAAMFKPLRMVLATVAGIIFLGDTLHLGSLVGGAIIAVGFYSVVWGQHIEEKAVEVGALSGSESSSSKAPLLQIEDMEI from the exons ATGACAGGTTCAGGGGTGACGGCGGCGATGATGGCGGTGGAGTGTCTGGAGGTGGGCTCGCACACGCTCAGTAAAGCAGCCATGAGCAGAGGAATGAGCAACTTCATCTTTGTTCTCTACGATAACGCCCTCGCTGCTCTCCTCCTTGTTcctgcttccttcttcttctacTG GAAAAGATCTCGTCCCCCACTCAGCTTTTCCGTCGTCTTTAAAATCTTTGTTCTCAGCGTTCTCAG CTGTCCCGTGCAGATTTTCATGTCTCTTGGGATAAGGTACAGCTCGCCAACGTTGGCCTCAGCAATGACCAATCTTGTCCCAGCTTTCACCTTTCTACTTGCCGTTGTTTCCAG GATGGAAAAGCTGGATCTGAGAATCCAAAGCAGCCAAGCCAAGACCCTTGGCACCATTGTGTCAATCACAGGGGCCTTGGCTGTGTCTTTGTACAGAGGCCCGCCAGTGGCAATTTTCCCCCCATCATCTAACTGTCTCCATGAACATCTTGTGTCCTCTCCATCAAACTGGGTCATTGGAGGCATTTTCCTTGCAGCTGGTTGCTTCTTGCTCTCCCTGTCGTATATTGTTAAA ACTTGGGTCATCAGGGACTACCCTGAAGAGCTGATGGTAATAGTCATTCGTTGCATTTTTGTTGTCATTCAATCTGCCCTAGTTGCCCTATTTGCTGAAAAGGACCCAACTGCTTGGAGACTGAGGCCTGGTGTGGAGCTCATATCAATTGGGTATTCT GCCATTTTTTCAACCATACTTCGAAGTGTTGTTCATATGTGGGCTTGCCGGAAGAAGGGACCTGTCTATGCAGCCATGTTTAAGCCACTTAGGATGGTCCTTGCCACTGTTGCGGGGATTATTTTTCTTGGGGATACTCTTCATCTCGGAAG TTTGGTTGGTGGGGCCATAATAGCAGTTGGGTTTTATAGTGTGGTCTGGGGACAACACATTGAAGAAAAGGCAGTTGAAGTTGGTGCACTCTCTGGCTCTGAATCATCCTCTAGTAAAGCCCCTCTCTTGCAAATCGAAGACATGGAGATATAG
- the LOC131145077 gene encoding WAT1-related protein At5g40230-like isoform X2, which produces MTGSGVTAAMMAVECLEVGSHTLSKAAMSRGMSNFIFVLYDNALAALLLVPASFFFYWSRLCNSTSFLLQSNYTFIHAFLSFYYSFAGKDLVPHSAFPSSLKSLFSAFSDFHVSWDKVQLANVGLSNDQSCPSFHLSTCRCFQTWVIRDYPEELMVIVIRCIFVVIQSALVALFAEKDPTAWRLRPGVELISIGYSAIFSTILRSVVHMWACRKKGPVYAAMFKPLRMVLATVAGIIFLGDTLHLGSLVGGAIIAVGFYSVVWGQHIEEKAVEVGALSGSESSSSKAPLLQIEDMEI; this is translated from the exons ATGACAGGTTCAGGGGTGACGGCGGCGATGATGGCGGTGGAGTGTCTGGAGGTGGGCTCGCACACGCTCAGTAAAGCAGCCATGAGCAGAGGAATGAGCAACTTCATCTTTGTTCTCTACGATAACGCCCTCGCTGCTCTCCTCCTTGTTcctgcttccttcttcttctacTGGTCCCGCCTCTGCAACTCAACGTCTTTCCTTCTTCAATCAAACTACACTTTCATACACGCATTTCTCTCTTTCTATTACTCATTTGCAGGAAAAGATCTCGTCCCCCACTCAGCTTTTCCGTCGTCTTTAAAATCTTTGTTCTCAGCGTTCTCAG ATTTTCATGTCTCTTGGGATAAGGTACAGCTCGCCAACGTTGGCCTCAGCAATGACCAATCTTGTCCCAGCTTTCACCTTTCTACTTGCCGTTGTTTCCAG ACTTGGGTCATCAGGGACTACCCTGAAGAGCTGATGGTAATAGTCATTCGTTGCATTTTTGTTGTCATTCAATCTGCCCTAGTTGCCCTATTTGCTGAAAAGGACCCAACTGCTTGGAGACTGAGGCCTGGTGTGGAGCTCATATCAATTGGGTATTCT GCCATTTTTTCAACCATACTTCGAAGTGTTGTTCATATGTGGGCTTGCCGGAAGAAGGGACCTGTCTATGCAGCCATGTTTAAGCCACTTAGGATGGTCCTTGCCACTGTTGCGGGGATTATTTTTCTTGGGGATACTCTTCATCTCGGAAG TTTGGTTGGTGGGGCCATAATAGCAGTTGGGTTTTATAGTGTGGTCTGGGGACAACACATTGAAGAAAAGGCAGTTGAAGTTGGTGCACTCTCTGGCTCTGAATCATCCTCTAGTAAAGCCCCTCTCTTGCAAATCGAAGACATGGAGATATAG